A region of the Pempheris klunzingeri isolate RE-2024b chromosome 21, fPemKlu1.hap1, whole genome shotgun sequence genome:
CAGGACCTTGGTGAAGCAGGCATTCAGTTCTGACTTGCACATGTATCCAGTGGCCACGCAGTGTGGTGCGTCACAGTAACACCTTATTTCTCCTGAAAAGGGGGCAGGATCAGACAAAAGTTTTGCTCAGATTAGATACATTTCCAGCTGTGAGGCAATAACATCGTCCCTGACATGTCCATCGTTCTGACGCTCAgcagtttggtgtgtttgttaaGACCCTCAAGCGTCTTTGTTGGGATTTTAATAGTCACAAATAGAGATGTTAACATTCTGCTGTCCTATTTTTGAGACCCTCTCCGATCACAATGCAGTCTGTGGTCTACtgtacttttaatttgaaagtgtGCGCGAtgccctgcaaacacacagccaggtaACTTTCCAGGACTTGGGAGGGGGGGAATCTCCCATTTTTTTTGCATCACTCCAGCAAATATGCCTTCATTTGAGAGCCCCTCCTGCAAAACGGCCCTTTTTGTCTGTATTCTGAATCAGAAACCATGTAGCTCATAATTAGTGGTTTGTTTGCCAAAGTCAATTTCTTCCAACCCAATAGGAAACTCATAAAGAGTGGGGGCTGGAGGAAGGCACAGGAGTCTCCTTTCCCCCGGTTTGCACGCAAAGCTTTATTTGTGGTCAGGAGTGCCTGGGGGGGCAGGGTGCTCTGAGGTCCCAGCAACCATATCATTATGGCTGCCTGCTCTTACGCTCATTACTTTATCtgtggcttcttttttttttttacataaacacatcTCAGCCAAAGATCTGCTCCTGGCAGAACAAGGACATTAACGCAAGATGTATTTTGAGAATTTCTACTTTGGAACTTCATGTCTTCTGATCTTCACATGTGACGACAGATCTGAAAGTTGCACATCCCTACGACAGATACACTTTGTGCACTTCTCGTTGGGaataaaaaaaggagcaaacatCAGGAGTCGAATCCTGAAAATGTCAGAATCGACGTTTTGCTCCTCACGGTTGTTTTGCCTCTTTGAACTTGCAGTCCAGGAAGCACATTCATCAGATCAGTGTTTTCGCTGTGAATGATTGAAGCAGCGGGGCCTCGGCAGGTCATTTGGAGAATATTTCATTAGAAAGGAGAGGGCCCCTTTCTGGGGGGGCGGCAGGCCAAGCACTGAGGCCTGAATGGCACCTTCAAATCTGAGTTAAATGTGACTTGTCAGAGTGAAACAAACCAGCTAAAGCGATACAAGATGTGAGGACTGTGTGTATTTGGTGGCTCAGTCTCCCAGTTTGGATTCTAATGTAGGACTGAAGCACTGATTTCTAAGAAGTCACTTAACTTTCTTTTCATCTGATCTTACAAACATGTCTGAAGCTTTTAAAGCTGGACTCAAAGATTAAATCAGTTGAAGTTTTCAAAAGGTAAAAGTTGACCAAGCTCAGCCCTCCTCAGAGGTTTATTCCCTCCTTCCTAGAATAAGATCTTTAACTAAATGCTACAAACTAAATGTTCCATTTCAAAGACAAACTGGTTACTAATGTCTGAGAGTGGATGAGCTTAAAGTTCAGTCTGGTTTTATCAAAGCCAAGTGTTCTTCAGCCTGATCTCCACCATCTAACTCCAAGTGTATACCTTTAGTAATAAGAACAGCCATGGCACAGAGTTCCAGTTGTAGCCAAATGGAAATGAAACTGGACTGACGATCCATTTACACCAGCAGACTGAGCAAAAAGTCCTGGTTTATCCCGGAGCAGCAGCACGTAGTCCGCTGGGCGAAGAGCTGGACGACGCAGAGAATTACATGGAATTACGGCGTAAAACGACGCATTCCTGCGCGTGAACACGGCTCATAATCCGCAGCGGGACAAAAAgtagcaacagcaacaaaaaaaaactgcgtAGTGGTTCCTCTCCCGCATGGAGACAGAAAAGTTAGCGAGTTTGTTCTTGAAAGCGTTCCAACATTACTGGACGGTGCAGAAcacagtgttttcttcttcttccagcCGAAACAcagcggggaaaaaaaaaaacaaccaaaaaagaaagataaactCCTGAGAAGAGTGAAATGGGACATAAAGTTTGTCACCCCGGGTCACTCCGTGCTTCTCTGGATGCGGCCGAATCACGGTGAAGAATCACTTTTGTATTCCTGGACGGAGAAACGTAGAAAAAGAGTGGCTAGTTCGCCTGGCCGGAGACAGCACGCAGACTTCGGCTGGCCAAGGTTTAACAGAAGAAATAGCTGTGGTCCGTCAGAGCTCCGCCCCCCCGATCTCATTGGTCAGACCAGCGAGAGAGACGTCAAGTGGAAATTACGTAACAGCTCCGTATCCGGttcttcttttcaaaataaggcAAAGCGAGTTATTTGTGTACATCAACCGAGTGAAGCGCTTTGCACAAGACGCTTCAAACAATCTAAAAGGGGGGAAATTACAGCaattaaaatgatcataaaCGAGacaaattaagtaaaatataaatcagACAGCGATAAAGATAAAATGACgaataaaaaacaagaaatgaaatatgaaataataaaataaataaataaaacacgtAATATTTCAGCAGCCATTCCTCTTCTTCAACGTTATTTAATTGTTCTGCACGTTCCAATCACCTCTTTGGATCTTCTTTATGTTTCTACTTGACTGACTTTTATTCTCTGAGCCAAATCGTCCTCTCTTCTTTCACTCTCTGGCTTGATGGTTCAAGTTAGGCCGATCCCTTCATTCATCTTCCCTAAATTCCACGATACCATATTCCATATGGCTCTACAGGATAGCAGGGGTCCGCACAATGGAGATACAACCCTCTCTAAGTCACTGTAGTGTGTGTTCATTCTGACAGATGCGTAATTGACATCCTCATATCTTAAATAGGCCGACACGTGCGTGTTTGCGTGCCgcatgtgaaatgaaatataagCGCATTCACACGGAGAAGGAAGAAATTCTAACTAATTCTGAAATGCACTGAGATGGACAGAAGAGACTTCacgctggggggggggggggggggggggtgtgcaGCGGTATTGTATGTATGCAGTCATCCCAGGCTCCATTAATCATGTGTCATATTTGAAGTCAGCGCAGTGTTCAGTGATGTCAGGCCGGCCAGCAGCCGCTACCTGCAGCGTCATCCTGCTGGCAGCCAGGCTGACGCCGCGCTGGGCCGCTTCCCCTCAGGCTACCAgactgctgctgccgctgcggGGAGGAGCGGACAGCCGGCTGCAGACATTAGCGATCCAAAATGGCACAAGGCGCCGCCAAGACGGGGCGCGCACGGAACGCACGCGCGCGCACGCAATTGCAAAACGTGCAAATGTGGAAGATGTGCAAAACGCGAAACACACGTGCACGAGTGTAatcagtgtttcttttctttcattgcgGGTCTAAAACACCAATCTTGTTAAGGACATAGAAATGCAAGTtagtgatgtttaaaaaaaaaaactttaaaaactccTGATTTTACActattttagtctgttttacattttttttaaggcaaaacgagaaaaatgaataatttcttGAATATGTGAAGGAGTGTTAAATACCCGGGGGCTCGGAGGCTGCTTTAGGAGACTTACTCAATTACCATAATTATCTGCAATTCCACAGAGGCGCCAGTCCACCAGCGGCCTTTATCTGCACCGAGGGCTGAGAGCAGGACGGCAGGAACACCAGCTTCCCTCCTCATCAGTGGTCCCTCTCAGGAGCACTGGCCTCGTGTAGCCCTCACTAGTTTCGGTGTTCCAAGCTGTGATGGTCTGAAAGCACAGCTGGAGGCCTGATGATATAATATAgagggttttatttattttattttatggcTGCTTCTATTAATTATTAAGATCTAACACAACTGATGTGACATGTTCAGGTTGGGCTCCATTACATGACAGGGGATCACTGGATGGTTCAACATCACCATCTCCTGGTCTGAGCGGGTATGAGCTCTTTTGTTTGATCAGCTTCAGCTCACTTTCTTTGTGACACTCAAAGATACATCAACATTAAAAGGAAGCAGCAGGGActtcagagaggcagagggagacaagAGTGGGCAAACTCTTCCTGCCTGTCGGTCCTGAGCTGAGCATGGTGCGCACTGCCACAACACTGGGTCTCAtcttccccccccccaacaaaaaaaaaatcagacctGAGAAGAAGCAGGACATTTTAAAAGGGTGAgaaaacacaactgtgtgtCTTTTCATGCTGTGAGGATGACCGTCAACAAGCTTTCAgcatggggggtgggggggggggagggggggttcaCAGGCCTTTTAGGGAGCATTTACATCCCATAGGTTGCGTCAGCTTTCACACATTAGGAGACTGTTGTAGGTGTGACCAGGTAGCGACTGTGCTTAACAAaagccccccaccccaccccccactgcTGCTGAGGTAATGATGGCTGAcgatgggagggggggggggggggtcaagcctggatttaaaatgtaaccttaaacacgagcagcagctccagaccaACCCCTCAGAGAGGCCACACTCACACTAAATGCCCCCACCGTGGAGATGTGGACTTCAGATGGTCTCCGTCCATGACGCGCGCTCAGACTTCCTCTGACACCTCCgggcttcctctcctctctttgatGTGAGCCATATCTGGGGCTCTGAAGAACCGAGAGACAGGCAGACTGTCTCCATCCTCCACTATCTCGGGTTATTCTCCCCCAGATAAAACATCAGAGCTTTGAGCGCAGGGAAACCCTTCTGATGTTGCAGGAGTGGGTTGTCGTGTGTTTGGGAGACAGGAAGCTGATGGCTTTTTAGTTTTCACTCGTTTTATTAATTCACTTCTGGAACACGCAGAGGTGACTTTGGAGATGATCCGTCTCTGTGGTTAGAAAGCTCTGCACCATCGGTGTCTGACAACATGGTGGAGTGTGGACTGAAAATTAAAGTTGTGATGTAAAGAACAGCTTTggtaaataaagagaaatgcTAAATACCTGTGCTGACGAGATGTAAACATGCACAACACACGTGTTCAATTATAATTAAATGATTCAGACAACAAACTAACCATCAGTCTGGCAGTTATGCTCAAAATGTCCTGCTATGATTATAAACAgtggcttttcaaaataaagcaggaCATACAAGGAACATAATGCTGGTTTAACTGTTCACATATATGGAAGAGactagacccccccccccccccccatggtAATCCTGCCATTGAATactttgcaactaaatattgtaattgatcatttatttttttctctctgttattTCCACTCAGACTGACTTGGTCACTGTTCCGGCACGATATTGCTTCTGTCTTTTTAAGAACCCGCTGCCATCCCTGTTCAGAGGCTTTCTGAAGTCGAACGAGAGAACAAACCGAAGCTCAAGGGACCATCAAAACCCAAGAACAAGTTGGCCCTGGAGAggcatattttatttcatttgtcaaTATACTTCAGGAAATAATATACAAAGCAATGATGTGGTCACCTTCACTGAATGTGTGGTGTGGTTCAGTCATAGATCCAATAGATAGTatggttggacaaaaaaaaaaaaaaaaaacaggccttTGCAGCTCAGGACCCTGATCTTCAACAACAGGAGCAAAGCAAATAAAAGGGTGTGGGACTAAACAATCCTGTGTATGACACAGATCTTCTCttgttaaaaacaaaacgtGGGGGTTTTCAGGTGAATGAGGCCGTGAGACTTAAGACTTTCAACAAGGCACTAGCATATGAACCAATAAAATAACCAGTGCTTGCTTTAATTGAATGTGTTTATTACAATacatacatttcacatttgaccTAGTGACCTCTTATTGCCCTGCTCTGACACAAGGTGATCCGCAAACATCTGCCTCCGAGCCACCGTAGCTGTAATACCACTCCTAAACTGAAAAACGCGTGGATATCATTGTGATTTACTGCTCATCACGACAACTCTTATAAATAATAcctttttattctgtgttctCTTCTTCGAGCTCCACTGTATGTTAGCAACTGTACAAAGGAATGAACCGGCAGGGAAAAGaggtacaaaaaagaaaaaaaaaaaaaaaaccgtaAGGAGGGTGTGAAGTGTGGATGTCTCAGGAGAAGGTGTCGCAGGGCGGGGCTGAGGCCAGGGAGGGTAGTGGGAATGGTCCAAAGCAGCACGCCATCACGTCTCTTAATGTTTTCTAATCACTCACTCCACCACACCACCAGGCACTGTTATTTTCACACTGGGACATGCAGGGCCACCAGAAGCTGCAAAAATCGATCACTGAACCGTTGTGAGCGTTCGTGACAGACCTGCAgaggaggggcgggggggggtgTTTACCACACCTGAGTAGAGGTTACAgtttgcagaggaagagaatCTGGAGAGTAATCAGTTTGCCGATATTTGAAGAAAGACACCACACTGACACCCGTGTGTTATGCTTTCGCTTAGACGTCTGTGTAAAAAATGGCTTCGGATATCCTCCTCCGTTTACATTGCAGGTCGCACACGCTCAGTGGTTCAATGATCTATGAATTGACAAAATGAAGCTTTAAGTCTGCAGACAAGTTAACATGAAGGAAAGGCTAGCTAATGAATGTAGCCGCCTAGGCGTTGATTAGTTTGGATGTCAAAAGCTTTGATAGGCATGGCTTTCCATGGCTTCAATctacaaaacatatttacaaCATAGATAATAACATCTACAAGAAATCtacattttttccccctgtgggTTTTTACAAAACCGAGCCTTGTAAACCACCCCGCCCTTCCCCTCCGCCCACAACACCTCTTGAGGTTTCCCTCTTGGTTCTCCCAGCCCAACGGTCCAAAGCCAACCAgactgcagctcctgtgtgtgttaagaCTGGGCTCAAGAGGAACTGAACAACTGCTCTCCCCTCCAGCTTCCAACTATGTGCAATGGGtcttcccccctttttttccccaacgCCCACTTCAACTCCCAACCAGAAGTTCTCAGACCATGaaagaattctgattcttcAACTTTTCAAGTTCTTTGATTTGCTGTCTAAGAAACAGTATCCTGTGGGACAGACAAAGAGAACAAGGTTAATAGTTAGCATGGTTTACTTCACACAATGCCAACAGGTGCATTCACTCCGGACTAAAAACACATCCTCACCTCTGTTCCCGCAATGTTGCTTGTATTTCACACACTCTGACCAAGGACCGAAGGTTTTTGAGCTCGGTGCAGTTCTCAGACATACAGATGCTTCCCATGGTGTGAGCCTCTTCACGTAGTCTTGATGCCTTGATAATTTGTTGTTCACACAAAGAATTTACTTTATAAGGTGCTTCGCTATGAATAACGACAATCAGCCCAAATGACAGTAGCAGCTACtagaaaagaggaaatgtcagTGGGACAAACCTGTTTCTCTGCGTGTTCAGCAGGCCAACCCTGTACATGTTTAATAAGATTCTCATTGAAGTGGGCGGCAAGGGTGGGGGTGAAGGAGCAGGAGGGCCGGGCTGCCAAGGCGGTGGGGGGAGCGGAGGCAGAGTTGGGGgcgttgctgctgctggaggcgaCATGGTTGGGACCTGGGGAGGGACTCCTCTGACTGCTGCAATCAACATAGGTCAAGGAAACATGTAAGCATCTAGACATGTTATGTTTCTGAACACACTGCTGATCTGTCACAACAATCACTAAACTACTTGTTGCAGCAGCAATGTTGAGAACCAAACTGCCTTTCTTCCAGAGCTGAGCTGATGCTAATATACAGGCTAATAGGCAGCTGCAGGGAAAAAAACCCCcctcaaaacagcagctcagtgtCAAAGTTTTATGTGAAAAAACTAATGAAGCTTGAGTCTCATTAGGAATTAAACGGTAGAGAACAAGGAGTGTACTGTGcggtgaaacaaaaaaaaaaaaaaagagggctaTCTACACCAGCCACAACAGCTGGACAACAGCAGTAGCTGCAGTTCTGTCAGTGTCAACACTGCCTCTGTTAACCAACAGCTGGGCGTGTATAGCCCAACAAACAATACATGTAAGACCTAAGTAGAGAGAATACATATAGTctgagttagtgtgtgtttggaatgaaaaacagaagaaaactgTACAACCTCCTTCTCTAAGTGTGGCTGTCTGAGCAAACTGACAGGATCCATTCTGCCACTAACTGACCTTTAGTTGACCATTGCTAAGACATAAGAAATGAATGTGTTCAATGAGTTCGGACAAGACAGAAAAGTGAATGTAGCAGCCACTCATTATTCCATCAATGACCAGCAGGTGATGCAAAAACCCCATACAATGAGGACTGTATGGGAGAAACTCCATGGGACATTCCACAATGTGGCAGGTACGGCATTTCCACTATTAAGCTTCTGTGGTTCTACATACCCTTGGCGTTGCAGGGTGCGTGGGGAAGCTGTGGTGGCATCGTGACTGTGCTGCTTATCGCTGGAGAGGGGCTGCTGAGATGAGGGCTGCGGGTGGGACGCCTGCTTCACCAATGTTGTGTTCACCTAAACACAGCAGTTCAAGACGCTACTTCAAAACAAGTCATCTCCAAGCTGCACATATTAACGAGTCTGTTGTCCTGCGTTCCATCAGAGCCTCCTTTGCTCCACAACAACATCCGTCACTTAAATTTGAGATAGGTATGCTTCCCTGTTGTATCAATCtggtattttatttattttttattctcgCATTTAGAAGCGTGTGGCTGAGACGCCACGTGATTCAGTGTATTCAGCAAATCAATACTGTTCAGTATTCAGACAAATTCAACAGGCTCCTCGGCCTGAAGAAAGCAAAGCAAGGCATAAAACTTTCCTTGCATTTCACGTTCACACATgacaaatattgattttattagCATTTCTGGAGTTATTTTTTATGTAAGCTTGTTAAATATTGAAGTTTTGTTTTCTACCTTTGGCTGTGAGATGACGGGTTGTGAGCTGAGGAGAGGTTTAAGAGGACCAGCATTGGTCTGTGGTGTGCTGATCCTTGGAGAAACATAAGACCTGGGCGATGAGGCGTCTGACGTTAACGACATGGGTGACTGGTTCGATTGCTGAGCTggttttcacacaaacaaagataAAGACAATTTAAAGGAGCAATACAATCTTCTACCTTTTTAATATTCAGCAAGAATACATCTATGAGTAAACAGACAATCTTGACATCTATGAGTAAACAGACAATCTTGAGACTAACTGACCCTTTGGGAAGCAACGGCCTCTTGTTATTAGCAGCTGCGACTCAGTCAAGCTGCCGGAGCTAGCATGCAGCCCACACTGTCACTAACTGCACTCCCTTTATATTATCCAGTTTTTAGAAAAATTGAAAAACTGCTTGAAAAGACGAAGACGTAAGCTAAAGCCTAGCATTACAGCTCAGTGTAAATGTGAACCAGCACATCACCTGGCGATCAAGACAGAAGACAATGAATTGGAGGGATGCTTTGTATCATACAATGTGCGTAGCACATGTAAAAGAACAATGTTGTAACTTCCCTCCATGTTGTCTGCAGCCAGAGATTCCTGCTCAACATTCAGCTCGTTGTCTGCGTCAACTGGCAAACATTTACAGGCTCTAGGGCTGTTCTTCAGTTGAGTAACTGAgcttaacaataaaataatcatttcatCTAAATCAGTTACTCAGTTGGACAACAGCCCAGTAAATGGCTGCTATGAGATGGATGACAGTTCaaattgttcatttgtttcatttgttattaTCTATGGAGGTGGAAAGACCTTATCACTTGTTCTACAAAGCAAGAAATTGCTATTTTTATTGCAATACTTATTGAATTGGCACCCATGTTATTGTGAGAATATTGAATCAGGAGTCGATGTCGTCCCTCCCCCTTGCAGCTAGCATAAACTAGAATTACTAACATCACTTAATGACTGATATTCTGTAACATTACTCTGCTAATGTAAGCATGAAAACCAGATATGTACATCTCCTTCAAGCCTTTCCAGAGAACAGCTATCACTGTTCCGCACGCACCAGTTACGTTTAACCATGACTAGCTTGAACCCCAGGAGGGGCGGGACTTAGTGAGGGGTCAGTTGTCATAAATACAGGCCAGGATATGGATTTTTTTGTAAGCTGATGCTGTCATCTTCATCAGAACTACTTTCACACTCAGGAAGCATACAGGAGACCCACAGGGTTTCCTCTTGTCACTGGCCAATTGAGTCAAGATACAACACATTCAACTGATTATATCTGCACATTGTTGGTATAGACATGCGTCGGAATGGGCATCACTTACCTTGGTTGGAGAGTTGAGCAGCTTGAGAGAGGATAGTAGTGATATTGAAAGCTGAGGGTCCAGCAGTGAGGATCTTATGGAGCATCGACTGTAATGAAGCttgtgtgacagcagctgtgagaACTAGAGAGGCAAACAGACTCACCGTTAGCCTGCACACTGATTTATTAAGTCACGCTGCAAGAATAGTTTCTGTACTGCATCACAGTGGATTTCACtatcaagattttttttctggaaaaaagcaaatgatCAGTGCTTGAAACTATGAGGTTACCCCACCAACTGTACACTAGACATACCTTGGTAAGATTCACAACAAAGGATTTATCAGTAATGTGTCTCATATGAATAAATTCTCACTGCATGCTTCCACTGAGGGCACAATACTTTAAGATTAGGATGGAATAGACCGAGGAAGGGTTTATACACACTGTTTATTAATGATGATGTAATAATTGAGTTTTAACTTATTTAACTTATTTCATTCTTCTTCCACACTTCTTTTGGTCCTGCGTCCTGCACAGACCCTACACTTCTTTAAATGTACATACATAAACGTAGAGGACATTCACTGATGTTCTCTTTCcttgtttgaacatttttaaaaaagtagtCAGTAAAAATGATCACACGAAAGTACCGACCTATAAAACAATGTGtctcatataaaaaaaaaaaagatctgacAGCTCATTAACAGAGTGACTGTAAAGCCACAGaacatttttttgtgatgtCATGATTGTGTCTCTTCTGTCTTAGCCACCCAGACTATTGGGATGCATTAGGTGCCCCCTACAATGTCAGCCAAGTTTTGTACTGAGCGAGTCATTCATGCCTGGTAGGCTAAAGGGACCAGTGCACTCCAACAGTATCAATAGTCAGTTGGTTgatgggaaaaaagaaaagaaaagaagaaaatatcaaACTTGAACTACAGCTGTACTATGTCAAGATTAGGTCAAATCCTCTATGGCTGGACTGTGTGGGAAACACTAGATGgggcttttaattttaaaaaggaCAGACATGGGTAGTGGCAACAATAGTTGGTCTCTGTGGTTATTAAATAGTTGCTTACAGATAGATATATGTCAGCCGGGAAACCCAAAGTGAGGCATACATTTCTAGAGGGGAACACTATGTCATACTGTACTGAAATCTTCAGTCTCCTTGCTGGTTGTTGAGACACATTCAGTATCATTACAGCTTTTGCTGGTGTTGTTAACAGGCAGCTCgctttgtgtgtgcttgtaaaaAGCATACTATACCATAAAACCATAATACTTGTGACAAAGCCCTGGAtctcaaactttttttctgatgaactcagaaaaatatttgaataatcaaactaataacacaaacatgtaaAGACTAGTAGCTGTAGGCCAAGCATTAGTTGACTAATCAACTAAGAAAATCTATGGTTGGGGGCAGCCTTCGTAGACACCAGTTAAATGTACATATGCATCATCTGCATTTTACTACCTTCATTGATTTTCGCCATGTCCACGCTAGCATTGTTGAGCTGCAGGGCAGTCTGAAGTGCTGGGAGGAGCTGGCGAAGCAGGGTGGGGTCCTGGAGTAGTGGAGGGGCGGGGGACTGCAGGACTGGGGACACAGGCACTGTGGAGGCAGATGATCCGGGAGGCCCTGATGCGGGGTTCAAGCTCCCTGAGCCTGTGGATGATGACTGAGACTGCGTGGCATGGGTTGTTGCAGGCTTCTCCACCTGGGCCGACTCTGTgaaggcagcagaaaaacaggatgTAATTTAATCAGCAGGGGCAGCCAAGGGCAGTCTATACCAGTATACAGCGGTAGGAATGTGCTCCCCGGTAGAACTTTGCCAATACCGTTTCCACTGCAGGAGCTGTTTTTGCGTGACCTCGCAAATCGAGTTAGCTGGCAAGGTAACATGATTTGGGCAGATAtgcacacccccccccccccccccaaaataaaaccataaaacctTCATTTGGAAagaatgttttactttgtttaatcttttattttttaactcaAGTGCTGTCTC
Encoded here:
- the waca gene encoding WW domain-containing adapter protein with coiled-coil codes for the protein MVMYARKQPRLGDGCDRRDSQPYQTLKYSSKSHPGGDHRHEKMRDSSDVTPPCKMLRRSDSPENKHVDSTGHSRAKAVHTHRARDRDGGTSYSPQENSHNHSSLHSTNSHSNPSKTSDTPYEPGDDWSEHISSSGKKYYYNCRTEVSQWEKPKEWLEREQRQKEATKTAIVNSFPKDRDYRREAMQASAAPGFTGAKSAQVEKPATTHATQSQSSSTGSGSLNPASGPPGSSASTVPVSPVLQSPAPPLLQDPTLLRQLLPALQTALQLNNASVDMAKINEVLTAAVTQASLQSMLHKILTAGPSAFNITTILSQAAQLSNQAQQSNQSPMSLTSDASSPRSYVSPRISTPQTNAGPLKPLLSSQPVISQPKVNTTLVKQASHPQPSSQQPLSSDKQHSHDATTASPRTLQRQGSQRSPSPGPNHVASSSSNAPNSASAPPTALAARPSCSFTPTLAAHFNENLIKHVQGWPAEHAEKQASRLREEAHTMGSICMSENCTELKNLRSLVRVCEIQATLREQRILFLRQQIKELEKLKNQNSFMV